The window tttagctgtcgttgagcatgttgctcatcctccggtacgatctccggattacctccgggattgtctgccgaatctactgttagatttgcatgcatgccgaatactaactggtatatgTAAATACACTCTTTTCGACCAAGACAAGtagtaccagatggggccttcttggactcctccatttcggcaactgcggcccgcagctgggctttgcactcccccAACTCtttagacaactgggtattcttgtctgtaagaacctatgcatacaatgatccttaaatcagttgtgccacctgtttcaagtctcagaggctactgatatacatacttatcaaaattttctcacccgtatatcctttacatactggtccgtggctctggcgaggccatcttgagcaactcggatgtacgcgtcccctgagttgaaggcattgaatgcctcttcggggAAATGAGGGTCGCGTAGTGTGGCccgtcggcgcctatgattcatggcgctctccactttggagtttgaAGCGGATAATCTattcgcatcctctgtaggaggatcgtcCGGCGTTGTCCCCGCATTGGCCTCCGCCCTTGAATCCGGCCTCGGAGTCCGActggtggaggcatggccggcaggctctccgggtatagtccggcgagcgctttttctgccaGGGAACCATgggcattgttatattttaaagacgacaATTACGTAGTAGGTTTTTAAACATACCTCTACAatggcgtctcggtcctgaccgccttccttttaagcctacccggcttcggtgccccttgttgacgagtcaccgcgggttcggcgcagcatcccgatggccttccctgtaaaacgcaatacatgtgcggtgggtaaggcgcaaagaggggatccttcttggaagttgggactccgattttacttacatgtgatacagggagtaggccaggataatcagctatgatggccaccaaggcaccatcacagcttagctgataaaatgtcctgtcgacgaactccacaaatatgtccggatcttcttcaagtccggggtcgagggcccggtcggggtcctctggctgtggagacgggctgtgaacctccctcatagcttttcgcggttcctgctatgaattgacaAGGTAAATGTTTGTGCTAAGGAATGCgggaaagactggaataaaagatagcagctcacccagcttggggggttgtacatgaagaatccatcccgtggcttaatacagatgaactcctcttcttctcctttgtacaaatcggacattatttttgccagagcggcgctggagtccggacctttacggccgcagcgggtggcatcgtcttatccattgaaatgccacatgggtttcccccgatattgaagtggctgcactccccgcattatacatattgacataacctcaattattgtcagtcctgatttggccagcatctttatcctgtccatcaggaaaaggacctctctgttatcttcctcctgggggctccgaaggcgccagctgtggcgtttcttcaacggggcatttacaaactcaggaaggcccatccgaatagggtccggaagggggatgtCCTCATGTAgaaccactccaaaggccagtcttcggatgtcttcttcggagtaccggacaggtatccggtcccgacaatgcgccatatttcggctccgcccacttgatataccaacccctcctgagtgcggggtacgaggcagaatagcctcttccatagctcgaaatgagcttcgcagcccagaaatagctcgcagaaggcaacgtagcctgcaatgtgtaaaatggaggcggggtaaagttatgcagctagaggccatagaactccaggagcccatggaggaacggatggattggaaatccaagtcccctcagcaaataagggacaaggcatacccgctcccccttgaacGGGTTGGgcaaactctccgcttgctccccgccattataagtggctagtccggctcggatggggaccatgtatgcaggcgggagaaacctctgggtctgcaactctaccaatcggctatggggaataaaacacttctcccaatcgcctggcttagtgctatgggagcgagaggaggagccgcctggccggccatgatgggatggatttttccgagcgcgctctgatggatactcgctgggaggagatggtgtgatttggatctgatgaTCCccttctctttaaatagacgatctACTTACATGgccagggtggcaaatgcaaaaatgccatgacttctcgcattcgctcgacacgtggagatagccattattaaagcacagaagccgaggagtgcaacattaatgggaagccgaacactgctcgttacaacaggtactctggagaatttggagaagaacccgccttgcaatgccgaagataatctgcgcgctggactcatcgtcattgaagcctggttcagtggctactgagggagtcctggattagggggtcctcggacagccgaactatatactttggccggactgttggactatgaagatacaagattgaagacttcgtcccgtgtccgggtgggactctcctttgcgtggaaggaaagcttggcaattcggatatgtagatctccttctttgtaaccgactatgtgtaaccctagccccctccggtgtctatataaaccggagggtttagtccgtaggacaacaacaatcataatcataggctagcttatagggtttagcatctacgatctcatggtagatcaactcttgtaatactcacatcatcaagatcaatcaagcaggaagtagggtattacctccatcgagagggcccgaacttgggttaacatcgtgtcccccgcctcctgttaccattagccttagacacatagttcaggaccccctacccgagatccgccggttttgacaccgacaacgacgaaGAGGAATTCCAATCATTGCTAACAACATTCTTGTTCACTGAGAACTATTTTGTCACACTTAGAGATGTGCATGCAAAGCAAGCAAGAGCTCAATCCCAAGTCTTTGTTAAAGGGCCGAAGATGATAGCTCTAGGGAAGGCTTGGTTAAAGTTCATGTCGATGTAGTTGCTGGTAGACACAACGACAAAGGTGTTATAGAAACCGTCTGACAGGATGAGATGGCATTTTTTGCGGTCCACGATGATCTCCATTGCCGATCTCGTTGATCCCATGGCCTGCAATGAAGCCCTCTTGATTGCGAGCGAATATTGCGTGTTTGAGAATTATTGTGACAACATATTGCTCATCGACGATGAGGCATGCCAAAGGTGTGTGTTTGTGATCATGTGGAGTCATCATCTAAGAAATTAAAAAGAAGATGTAAGACTTTGCATCGGTGGAGATTATTCATGAGAAGCACAAGATGAATGCTGAAGCTCATAGTTTGACCAAATCTGCTACCACTTTAGCATATGGACGACTTGTTTGGTTTACTAAAGGACCAGATATTACatgttttctaaaaaaaacattATGATTGAATAAAATATTTTCTATCCCTAAAATCCTAGGGAATGGCACACTTTTTTCTCACCAAAAGTGTAAAACGGTGAACTTTTTTTTATAACGAAATAAAAGAACAAATGAGGGAACTTATGAGAAAAACAGAAAGAAGGCAGTACCTTCCAAAAAAACAGAGTAAAAAAATCAAGGAGGATGGTACACTCTAGCTAAATTTTTTGTGTCCACCCCAAAAGACTCGGTAAACTATACTGTGCATATATTTTGTAATCTTTATGTTGTTACCACCTAACACCCCTGGGTCTGTTTTGATccaaaggaatttcataggatacTTTAAGGACTAGAATTCTTAGATTTTTTTTCCTTCTAtattggtcgtttgattcgtacGATTGAATCCTACATGAATTTTTTCTCAAGAAATAATTTGTAGTacatttcataggaattctagcaTCCTCGTCGATCTTTTGAAAGAAATAATTTGATTTCCCTACTATGCActcaaacaaactcaaatcttGTAGGATCCGAATGAGCATTATAATTCAATTACATGTTTTTTCTATTCTTGTGTTTTTGCAATCCCATGATTCAAGAAGAGAGCATATCACATGGAAACCAAGTTTCATTTTTTGTTTTATGAAAACAACGTTTGGAAGTTCCAAAAAGATCTAAACACACACAAGATGTTAAGAGGTTGATGTTCTATCACCATGCGAAATTTCAAGTTCGAACACATTATGAGACACTGTTCATGTTTTCATATCTCATAAATGGTAATGTGTCTGATATTGGAAATTTCACGTGGTAATATAACATCACACTCTTAACATCCTGtgtattttttagatttttttgaaactttaaaACAACGTTTTTACATGGTTTTTATCGATTTTCACCGAAACTTTGTTTCCACGTGATATTCTCTCAATCGGAAAGCCCttacagaaaaaaaatcatatacaTGTCAAAGGAATAGTATGTGTGCCTGTTTGTGACAAGTTTCAAATGAGATAAATGATTCAGAAAATTATCACTACCTAAAAATCTTGAAAATGCATGCTGCACGTCTTATTTAAAATGCTAAATTAGTGTATTGTTCTTGGGAATCCCTTGTTCTTGTGGCTAGAGCATTTATGTAGCACGAAAAATGACGCAGCGAAACTTGTATATTGCGGAAAATGACATAACGAAAGTTGCACTGCGAAATGACGTGGCCTCATCTAGGCCGCTGAAAGCAGTAAAATCAAGGGCTCACATCAGGGCAGGAGTGAGTACTAGAAGGCTCGGCAGTGCTGCGAACCAAACAGGGCTGTGTGGGCTTTCAGACGGACCTCGCAACCTAAACCGCAAAACCCTTTTccctcctccccccttcccctctCGGCCTCTTCCTTCTCGCGCCGCCCAGATCTCTCGCCTCACTCCAAACCCTAGCTCCGCCTCCGCGCAGCCATCAGCCATGTCGTCGATGATGGTAAGCTCCTCCTCCGCAAAACCCTGATCCATCAGCGCCGCGCCGCCGCTTccccctctctcacaagcaagcaaGCTTGGGACCGATCCATGGTTCTGACTCGTTCCCCTGGGGTTTCCGTTTTCCGCAGCAACCGCAGATCATCCTGCTCAAGGAGGGGACGGACACGTCCCAGGGCCGCGCACAGGTGGTCAGCAACATCAGCGCGTGCACGGCGGTGGCCGACACGGTGCGGACCACCCTGGGGCCCCGCGGGATGGACAAGCTCATCCACGACGACAAGGGCACCACCATCTCCAACGACGGCGCCACCATCATGCGCCTCCTCGACATCGTGCACCCCGCCGCCAAGATCCTCGTCGACATCGCCAAGTCTCAGGACTCGGAGGTATCCGTTCGTCTGCCTGATCTACTGTTACTCGCTGTTTGCTGTCGTAGCAATGACGCCCATCAGTGTCCTCTCCTCGATGCATTTCTGGTGCATTGGGGTTTGACGCTGTTCGCGCTTCAATAAATCGAGTCCGATACAGCTGCTCCGTAGTTTGATCTTGTTTTTGTATATTGTACCAAAGCATGCTTTGTTGTTTGCGAATGCAACTCTGAATAAATCTATTGCCGCATTGCCACTTATTAATCCGTCTAGTAAATTCGTTCAAATAAAATGGTCTACCCTGTTCGATCTGGGGACTGACTCATCAGCTCACAATTATCCCACGGATGAACCCTGATATTCTCTGACGTGAAATACCCAGCTCAAACTATTGATTATGGGCATCTGAGACTGCCACTGGGTGACATACTGATTTCTGCTATTTGAACTCAAGTTTGTCCTTTGTTTTATCCACGTTTTCACACAAAGGGGTATTTTTAGCTTTGGTTCGATCAACATTTCTCATGTTGTATATTGTATATGTGTACTTTACATTGCAATCTGTGTACTTGTTTGTTTCGACTTTTTGTCTTCTCTGATGTTCAAGTTCTTTGcttccctgttaactaattagctgTGAACTACCAAGGAATTGTTTTGTCACTTCCCTACCAGAAGAATCTATTTCCAGTTTTCAGGTTATGCCTTTCTCGCAATgagtgcatttttgaaaattggtgCCTAATTACTTGGTAGTAAGAAGTGAAAGTGTCATGAACCGCAACAGTTGCTTTCTACCGCTGGTCTTAATTTCTACCACAGCACTATCTGAGTGACCTATTACTTTTAgcctttattttcttgttgggccGTTTTAGTAACATCAGTTTTATTGTTTACTTCAGGTTGGTGATGGCACAACTACAGTGGTGCTTCTTGCTGCAGAATTCATGAAGGAAGCTAAACCTTACGTGGAGGATGGAGTACATTGTCATAATATAATCCGTAGTTATAGGAGCGCTGGCAATATGGTCTGTGACTACCATTACTTTTCTATCTTTTGAATGGCCGAACTTTTGACTTGCCTGTAAACTCTGAAGCTGATTCTGTTAACCTGAAATTTGCACCAGGCGATTGAAAGGGTTAAAGAGCTGGCAGTCAGCATAGAAGGAAAAAGCCTGGAAGAAAAGAAATCATTGTTAGCAAAGTGTGCTGCTACAACACTCTCGTCGAAATTGATAAGCGGAGAGAAAGAGTTCTTTGCTTCTATGGTTGTGGATGCTGTCCTTGCTATTGGTCATGATGACAGACTTAACCTTATTGGAATTAAGAAGGTAATTTCCTGCAATTGTCACTTCGGTAGGATATATGCTTTTCTTCTACTCATCCATATTTCAGTCTTCCAACACGCTAGATATGACATTAGTATATAACACTGAATTGGTTTCTTGCTATAAGATATTAAAGTTTGTCATTGTGATACATTGGTTGAATTAGGTTCCTGGAGGTACCATGAGAGATTCCTTCCTTGTCAATGGTGTGGCTTTCAAGAAGACATTTTCCTATGCTGGATTTGAGCAACAACCAAAGAAATTCCTGAATCCAAAGATTCTTTTGTTGAACATTGAGCTAGAGTTGAAGTCTGAGAAAGAAAACGCAGAGATCAGGTATGTAGCTTCATTCAAGCGTGTCTATTGTATGTGTTCTCCATCTGTACTGATGTTGCTTTTTGTTTCCCCTTTCCTTTTGTTTCCCCTTTATCTACAGATTATCAGACCCTCTGCAGTACCAATCAATTGTTGATGCTGAATGGAACATTATTTATGACAAGCTGGACAAGTGTGTTCAAAGTGGCGCAAAAATAGTTCTGTCGCGGCTAGCTATCGGTGATCTTGCAACACAGGTATGCTCATCTTGTCACGTTTTTCAGCTATTGTGCAACATTTTTGTAGCCTAACTAAGTTCACTTTCCTTTTTACAGTATTTCGCGGATAGAGACATTTTCTGTGCTGGTCGGGTCACAGAAGAGGATTTACAACGCCTGAGCTCAGCTACAGGTGGAACTGTTCAAACCTCTGTCAACAATGTCATTGATGAGGTGCATACCTATTTGTCAATTGTTTTGGTTCCTGTTGGATATTGAGCATGTTTGGATTATGTTAGTTGCTGGCATGAAATGTAAGCTGATAATCTTTATCATTATTATTTTGGTTGAAGATCCTTGGCACATGTGAGATTTTTGAGGAAAAGCAAGTAGGCAATGAAAGGTTCAACATATTTAGTGGCTGCCCTTCTGGTCAGACAGCAACTATTGTTCTTCGTGGTGGTGCTGACCAGGTCTTCTATCAATATCATATTACCTCTTTTTAATCAAGTTCATAAGCCGAAGGTAACTATAACTAACTATTTTCTGCTGTTCTAGTTCATAGAGGAAGCTGAAAGAAGTCTCCATGATGCCATCATGATTGTGAGGAGAGCTGTTAGGAATTCAACAGTCGTGCCTGGTGGTGGTGCCATTGATGTATGTTAACAAAGTAACTAATCAAGCTAAAATAATTCAACCTGCCATACAACTTTATGCTGATTTTATTTATTTCTTGTAGATGGAGATAAGCAAGCATCTCCGCCTGCATGCACGGAGCATAGCTGGAAAGTCTCAGGTTTTTGTAAATTCATTTGCTAAAGCCCTTGAGGTAAATCTTCGTGTCTCCTCTTTTCTGTTTTGTTCTTTCCTGAATTGTGCTTGTGCTGTTTGTGTTGCACTTAAGGATAAGCTAGAATTGGTCCTTTTTTGTCTGTTTCTGGAGGCCATAACATTCTACTTTGGTAAATTTATACTGTGTACCACACACCATTGTGGAAAATTTCCATTGCCAGATCTCAGTGGACTGTGTTGTATAGACGGTTATTTCACATTTAGATTTCGCCAACAATCTGCTTGCTATGAAGAGGCCATAATAAGTTACAGGAGATACATAAGTATAGTAATTAACAAATAAGATGGTTTTTGGTTTGAGGGATCACCTCATCCTGGGATAGTTTTTGCTGCTTATGAGTGATGAAGTGGTGATGGGCCAACCCATTACATCCCCCAAGCCAAAGAAGTGGCTCATGTTTGCAGTTAGGGCGTGATGGTCTCTCACGGTCTCACCATCTGGTACGTCACACCAAAAACGCCATAAGCTAGGAAGTTTGAGTCATCCATGGCCTTCTGTATGCAAGAACGTGTAACTGACAGAAATGTATATGACACTTTTTTCTGAAAAGAACTCATGAGCTGTTGTTTGCTAACTTTTGCTGGCTGTTGTTTGTTTGCCTATGCTGACACAGAAACCAAGCAAATTAACTTTGCGTTGATAAATCTTGAACTGCAGTCATGTTTAATTGTATCTTGCTGCCTGTGTTACATCCGCCATTTTAAACAACTTATGCAGGTTATTCCTAGGCAACTTTGTGATAATGCTGGATTTGACGCAACTGATGTGCTCAATAAGCTCAGACAGAAGCATGCAGCTGGTTTGTTATCATTTTTTTATGAGTTGCTTGTACTGTTATCTACAAAGTTGTGAACCAGCAAAGTGTCTATTGTCTAATGTACTTCTATGATGTACCAGATGGTGGTGCTAATTATGGTGTTGACATCAACACTGGTGGAATTGCTGATTCCTTTGCTAACTTTGTGTGGGAACCTGCAGTCGTGAAGGTAATTGGGCTTCCGGTTTGGTTCTTTAGCATTTCTGTATCGAGATATTCTTATGCTAACTTGATGTTGATAACCACGTCTTTTTTTGTTCAGATCAATGCAATTAATGCAGCGACAGAAGCTGCCTGCCTTATTCTGAGTGTTGACGAAACAGTGAAAAACCCAAAGGTAAGAGCTGTAAATACCTAGTGGACATTAGTGAAACCCAAATATTATTTTCTGTTGTATCTGGAGCTGTGGCCGTGATTTTCTTTTGCCAATGCACTTGTATGCTGCCCAGCATGTTCATCTTGTGTACTTAAGTCCCCTTGTGCTGAGGAGACTGTTGCTAATTTTAAGGAAAACGATAATATAAATGCTTTCTAGTTAGGCATTAAAGAATCTTATATCTAAACCTCCATTTACCATCTTAATGGTACTACCAAATTGAGTAAGCTCTGAGAAGTTCAATGAGATCATGTTGGTCTTTACATGGTACGACTAGTGGTCATGGCGGGCTTGTCCTAATCTATTGTGCTCTATATGCCTGCTGCTTTTGGGTACTTGTGTTCAGTTCTTGTTGTAATGGCCACGTCTGGATTGCACTTTTGAGCAATAACTTTTCAGCACATAGTTAATTTCCTCACAGCATCGTG is drawn from Triticum dicoccoides isolate Atlit2015 ecotype Zavitan chromosome 6B, WEW_v2.0, whole genome shotgun sequence and contains these coding sequences:
- the LOC119322160 gene encoding T-complex protein 1 subunit eta-like — its product is MSSMMQPQIILLKEGTDTSQGRAQVVSNISACTAVADTVRTTLGPRGMDKLIHDDKGTTISNDGATIMRLLDIVHPAAKILVDIAKSQDSEVGDGTTTVVLLAAEFMKEAKPYVEDGVHCHNIIRSYRSAGNMAIERVKELAVSIEGKSLEEKKSLLAKCAATTLSSKLISGEKEFFASMVVDAVLAIGHDDRLNLIGIKKVPGGTMRDSFLVNGVAFKKTFSYAGFEQQPKKFLNPKILLLNIELELKSEKENAEIRLSDPLQYQSIVDAEWNIIYDKLDKCVQSGAKIVLSRLAIGDLATQYFADRDIFCAGRVTEEDLQRLSSATGGTVQTSVNNVIDEILGTCEIFEEKQVGNERFNIFSGCPSGQTATIVLRGGADQFIEEAERSLHDAIMIVRRAVRNSTVVPGGGAIDMEISKHLRLHARSIAGKSQVFVNSFAKALEVIPRQLCDNAGFDATDVLNKLRQKHAADGGANYGVDINTGGIADSFANFVWEPAVVKINAINAATEAACLILSVDETVKNPKSESAQGDAAAMGGRGGGAMRGRGGRGMRRR